In the Methylomonas rhizoryzae genome, one interval contains:
- the hxlA gene encoding 3-hexulose-6-phosphate synthase, giving the protein MARPLIQMALDSLDFDQTVALAEQVAPYVDIFEIGTPCIKYNGINLVKELRQRFPNQLLLVDLKTMDAGEYEAGAFYAAGADICTVLGVSGLATIGGVIKAAKKHAAEVQVDLINVPNKAECARESAKMGAQIMGVHTGLDAQAAGQTPFADLNDVASLGLNVRVSVAGGIKPATIDQTVKAGANIIVVGAAIYGAPSPAEAAREIRELVEAAAV; this is encoded by the coding sequence ATGGCAAGACCATTAATTCAAATGGCGTTGGATTCTTTGGATTTCGACCAAACCGTAGCATTGGCTGAGCAAGTAGCGCCTTACGTCGATATTTTCGAAATTGGCACGCCTTGCATCAAATATAACGGTATCAACTTAGTCAAAGAATTGAGACAACGTTTTCCAAACCAACTGCTGTTGGTTGACTTAAAAACCATGGATGCCGGCGAATACGAAGCCGGTGCGTTTTATGCAGCAGGTGCGGACATCTGCACCGTATTGGGCGTTTCCGGCTTGGCTACCATCGGCGGCGTCATCAAAGCGGCGAAAAAACACGCCGCTGAAGTACAAGTTGACTTGATCAACGTACCGAACAAAGCCGAGTGCGCACGCGAATCCGCAAAAATGGGCGCGCAAATCATGGGCGTACATACCGGTCTGGACGCGCAAGCCGCCGGCCAAACCCCGTTTGCCGACCTGAACGACGTCGCTTCATTGGGCTTGAACGTTCGCGTATCCGTCGCCGGCGGTATCAAACCTGCCACTATCGATCAAACCGTTAAAGCCGGTGCCAACATCATCGTTGTCGGCGCTGCCATCTACGGCGCGCCCTCTCCGGCCGAAGCCGCGCGCGAAATTCGTGAATTGGTAGAAGCTGCGGCGGTGTGA
- the hxlB gene encoding 6-phospho-3-hexuloisomerase produces the protein MHQDLVIKKISGILEATPDSHDKTLVDMLDGAKRVFISGAGRSKLVGNFFAMRLMHAGYDVSVVGEIVTPSIKNGDLLIVISGSGETEQLIAFTKKAKEVGAKICLISAKDDSTIGDLAEITLQIGRSEQYGKVKGMPMGTVFELSTLLFLEATISHVIHEKGIPEEEMRSRHANLE, from the coding sequence ATGCATCAAGATTTAGTCATCAAAAAAATCTCCGGCATTCTCGAAGCTACTCCTGATTCGCACGACAAAACGTTGGTCGACATGCTCGACGGCGCCAAGCGCGTATTTATTTCGGGCGCAGGTCGTTCGAAACTGGTAGGTAATTTTTTCGCAATGCGTCTGATGCACGCCGGCTACGATGTCAGCGTTGTCGGCGAAATTGTTACGCCAAGTATCAAAAACGGGGATCTTCTGATCGTGATTTCCGGATCGGGCGAAACTGAGCAGCTAATCGCATTCACTAAAAAAGCTAAAGAAGTCGGCGCCAAAATCTGTCTGATTTCCGCAAAAGACGACTCGACTATCGGCGATTTGGCGGAAATTACCTTGCAAATCGGTAGATCGGAACAATACGGTAAAGTCAAAGGCATGCCTATGGGTACCGTTTTCGAATTGTCTACCTTGCTGTTTTTGGAAGCGACTATCTCTCATGTAATTCATGAGAAAGGTATTCCTGAAGAAGAGATGAGATCGCGCCACGCGAACTTGGAATAA
- the tkt gene encoding transketolase, giving the protein MPSRRELANAIRALSMDAVQKANSGHPGAPMGMADIAEVLWNDYLKHNPTNPKWADRDRFILSNGHGSMLIYSLLHLAGYNLPIEELQKFRQLHSKTPGHPEYGYTDGVETTTGPLGQGITNAVGFALAERTLAGQFNRPGHDIVDHYTYVFLGDGCLMEGISHEACSLAGSMKLGKLIAFYDDNNISIDGEVRGHGNVAGWFHDDTPKRFEAYGWHVIPKVDGHDPDAVKKAIEEARSVKDKPSIICCQTIIGFGSPNKQGKEECHGAALGEAEVAATREQLGWPHPAFEIPADIYAGWDAKAKGDRLESAWNDKFAAYQAAHPDLAAEFQRRMAGDLPADWAEKSAEFVAAVDAKAETIASRKASQNTLNGFGPLLPELLGGSADLAGSNLTLWSGCKDVCAEGYNGNYVYYGVREFGMSAIMNGLTLHGGFKPYGATFLMFSEYARNALRMSALMKAPSIFVYTHDSIGLGEDGPTHQPVEQTATLRMIPNMQVWRPCDAVESAVSWKAAIERKDGPSILIFSRQNLPHMTRNAGQIADIAKGGYVLRGEGRPDAIIIATGSEVELAVKAAEALAAKGKNIRVVSMPSTNVFEAQDQAYKDSVLPPSVSARVVVEAGVSDGWWKYAGSHGKIVGLDRFGESAPAGQLFKEFGFTVDNVVANVEAVL; this is encoded by the coding sequence ATGCCTTCGCGCCGAGAATTAGCGAACGCCATCCGCGCACTCAGCATGGACGCCGTGCAAAAAGCCAACTCTGGACACCCTGGAGCCCCGATGGGGATGGCGGACATCGCAGAAGTCCTATGGAACGACTATTTAAAACACAACCCGACTAACCCGAAATGGGCCGACCGCGACCGCTTCATCCTGTCGAACGGCCACGGCTCCATGCTGATCTACTCCCTGCTGCACTTGGCCGGCTACAATCTGCCGATCGAAGAATTGCAAAAATTCCGCCAACTGCACTCCAAAACCCCGGGACATCCGGAGTACGGCTACACCGACGGCGTCGAAACCACCACCGGTCCTTTGGGACAAGGCATCACCAACGCCGTGGGCTTTGCTCTGGCCGAGCGTACCCTGGCCGGCCAATTCAACCGTCCGGGCCACGACATCGTCGACCATTACACCTACGTGTTCCTGGGCGACGGCTGCTTGATGGAAGGCATCTCGCACGAAGCCTGCTCTTTGGCCGGCTCGATGAAACTGGGCAAACTGATCGCCTTCTACGACGACAACAACATCTCCATCGACGGCGAAGTGCGCGGCCACGGCAACGTAGCCGGCTGGTTCCACGACGACACCCCAAAACGCTTCGAAGCCTACGGCTGGCACGTCATCCCCAAAGTCGACGGCCACGATCCGGATGCGGTGAAAAAAGCCATCGAAGAGGCGCGCAGCGTCAAGGACAAACCGTCCATCATCTGCTGCCAAACCATCATCGGCTTTGGTTCGCCCAACAAACAAGGCAAAGAAGAATGCCACGGTGCTGCCTTGGGCGAAGCCGAAGTCGCCGCTACCCGCGAACAACTGGGTTGGCCGCATCCGGCGTTTGAAATCCCGGCCGACATCTACGCCGGATGGGACGCCAAAGCCAAAGGCGACCGTCTGGAAAGCGCCTGGAACGACAAATTCGCCGCTTACCAAGCCGCGCATCCGGACTTGGCCGCCGAATTCCAACGCCGCATGGCGGGCGACCTGCCGGCCGACTGGGCGGAAAAATCGGCGGAATTCGTGGCGGCGGTCGACGCCAAAGCCGAAACCATCGCCAGCCGCAAAGCCTCGCAAAACACCCTGAACGGCTTTGGCCCGTTGCTGCCGGAACTGTTGGGCGGTTCCGCCGACCTGGCCGGCTCCAACCTGACCCTGTGGTCCGGCTGCAAAGACGTCTGCGCCGAAGGCTACAACGGCAACTACGTCTACTACGGCGTGCGTGAATTCGGCATGAGCGCCATCATGAACGGCCTGACCTTGCACGGTGGCTTCAAACCGTACGGCGCCACCTTCCTGATGTTCTCGGAATACGCCCGCAACGCCCTGCGCATGTCGGCCCTGATGAAAGCGCCGAGCATCTTCGTTTACACCCACGACTCCATCGGTCTGGGCGAAGACGGCCCTACCCACCAGCCGGTCGAGCAAACCGCCACCTTACGCATGATACCCAACATGCAGGTCTGGCGGCCTTGCGATGCGGTCGAGTCGGCAGTCAGCTGGAAAGCGGCTATCGAACGTAAAGACGGCCCTAGCATCTTGATCTTCTCGCGTCAAAACCTGCCGCACATGACACGCAACGCCGGGCAAATCGCCGACATCGCCAAAGGCGGTTACGTGTTGCGCGGGGAAGGCAGGCCGGACGCGATCATCATCGCCACGGGCTCCGAAGTTGAATTGGCGGTCAAAGCCGCCGAAGCGTTGGCAGCGAAAGGCAAAAACATCCGCGTGGTGTCCATGCCGTCCACCAACGTATTCGAAGCCCAAGATCAGGCTTACAAAGACAGCGTATTGCCGCCTAGCGTCAGCGCGCGGGTGGTCGTGGAAGCGGGGGTCAGCGACGGCTGGTGGAAATACGCGGGCAGCCATGGCAAAATCGTCGGGCTGGATCGTTTCGGCGAATCGGCGCCAGCCGGCCAGCTCTTCAAAGAGTTCGGCTTCACTGTCGATAACGTCGTCGCCAACGTCGAGGCTGTGCTTTAA
- a CDS encoding ComEA family DNA-binding protein, translating into MKMLLAMLLLVPVQALTAPVNINSADAATIAEALPGIGPKKAEEIVKYRTEHGHFKSVQELENVNGIGSKTLKAIEKDIIIEQAVEQSGSMPPAENPPPAQPQNNSQ; encoded by the coding sequence ATGAAAATGTTACTTGCAATGCTATTGCTGGTGCCGGTGCAAGCGCTTACTGCCCCGGTCAACATCAATTCCGCAGATGCGGCGACAATTGCGGAAGCGTTACCCGGCATCGGCCCCAAGAAAGCCGAGGAGATCGTCAAATATCGCACCGAGCATGGACATTTCAAATCCGTGCAGGAGCTTGAAAACGTCAATGGGATAGGTAGTAAAACGCTAAAGGCTATTGAAAAAGATATTATTATTGAGCAGGCTGTAGAGCAAAGCGGCTCTATGCCTCCGGCCGAAAATCCACCGCCTGCTCAGCCGCAAAATAACAGCCAATAA